From Triticum urartu cultivar G1812 chromosome 2, Tu2.1, whole genome shotgun sequence, a single genomic window includes:
- the LOC125538704 gene encoding polygalacturonase inhibitor-like: MANHVALLLLLSLQLTASFSQQPGDDPDLRTLLKIKEQFGDQAALVSLLPGTDQCNWPYAYCNQHRRVVAIFLQNVNITSTIPPAIGDLDQLHTISIHSIPGLHGPIPDTFGKLSHLSIFNIMRTSVSGSLPASLSRTNLTSVSFFSNKLTGRIPRSLQDLPYLTYFDASNNRLVGRIPPGLVSNGAPDRPLGLTLTNNRLTGPIPRTYGRERYFMNFRVANNRLTGDAAFLFGRRNTVYDVDLSGNRLRFNLTGVEMPENLLFLNMSRNRIYGGVPASLTQLKKLTTLDLSYNQLCGEIPTGGNMGRFKPEAYEHNKCLCGTPLPAC, translated from the coding sequence ATGGCCAACCACGTTGCACTTCTCCTCCTGCTGTCTCTCCAGCTCACCGCGTCATTCTCTCAGCAGCCCGGCGACGACCCGGACCTCCGGACCCTCCTCAAGATCAAGGAGCAGTTCGGCGACCAGGCCGCACTGGTGTCTTTGCTGCCCGGCACCGACCAGTGCAACTGGCCGTACGCCTACTGCAACCAGCACCGCCGCGTCGTCGCCATCTTCCTCCAGAACGTCAACATCACCTCCACGATCCCACCGGCCATCGGCGACCTCGACCAGCTCCACACCATCAGCATCCACAGCATCCCGGGCCTCCATGGCCCCATCCCGGACACATTCGGCAAGCTCTCGCACCTCtccatcttcaacatcatgcGCACCTCCGTCTCGGGCTCCCTGCCGGCGTCGCTCTCCCGCACAAACCTCACCTCCGTCAGCTTCTTCAGCAACAAGCTGACCGGAAGGATCCCCAGGTCGCTCCAGGACCTGCCTTACCTGACCTACTTCGACGCCTCGAACAACCGCCTCGTCGGCCGGATCCCGCCGGGGCTGGTGAGCAACGGCGCGCCCGACAGGCCCCTGGGCCTGACGCTGACGAACAACCGGCTGACGGGGCCGATCCCCCGGACGTACGGGCGCGAGAGGTACTTCATGAACTTCCGGGTGGCCAACAACAGGCTAACGGGGGACGCGGCGTTCCTGTTCGGCCGGCGGAACACGGTGTACGACGTCGACCTGTCCGGGAACAGGCTGCGGTTCAACCTGACCGGCGTGGAGATGCCAGAGAACCTGCTGTTCCTCAACATGAGCCGCAACCGGATCTACGGCGGCGTGCCGGCGTCGCTGACGCAGTTGAAGAAGTTGACCACGCTCGACCTCAGCTACAACCAGCTCTGCGGGGAGATACCGACCGGCGGGAACATGGGTCGGTTCAAGCCGGAGGCCTACGAGCACAACAAGTGCCTGTGCGGGACCCCGTTGCCGGCGTGCTAG